CATATAGCTAAACATGCCGATAAAGCCACCTTGATGGTTTCTGGCATACCATTAACTCTTAAATAATACGCATGGAAAATATTGTCTCAATTAAAAATCAAGAATTAGAAATTACACTTCAAAAAAAAATTGATTTAAAAACAAAACCTTTAGGTTCTTTAGGCGATTTAGAACATTTAGCTTTTAAAATAGGCTGCATTCAAAATACTGAAACCCCAAAAATATCCAACCCAACCATTGTTGTTTTTGCAGGAGATCATGGCATTGCTAAAAAAGGGGAAGTCAATCCTTTTCCCCAAGAAGTAACAGCTCAAATGGTTTATAATTTTATTAACGGAGGGGCTGCTATAAATGTACTTACAAAAACTAACGGCATTAATTTAAAAGTCGTAGATGCAGGCGTTAATCATAACTTTGAAAACAACTTAAACATCATTAATTCTAAAACAGTATTTGGAACAAAAAACTACCAAGACGAACCTGCAATGACCTTACAACAATGTCAAGATGCTATGGAGAAATCTGGTAACATTATAAGCCAAATTCATTCTGAAGACTGTAATACTATAGGTTTTGGAGAAATGGGAATAAGCAACACATCATCAGCTTCATTACTTATGGCTTATTTTATGAATAAACCAATTGCCGAATGTGTTGGTTCGGGTACCGGTCTAAATTCAGAAGGCATTAATAAAAAGAGTAGCATCCTTTCTGAAGTTTTTAAAAAGCACAAACCGCAAAATTCAAAAGAAGCTTTAGCAACTTTTGGAGGCTTTGAAATAGCCATGCTTTGTGGTGCTATTTTAAAAGCAGCAGAATTAAAAATGGTTATTGTTATTGATGGCTTTATTGTTTCTTCGGCTCTTTTAGCTGCACAAGCAATAAATAAAAACGTATTAGATTACTGCATATTTGCTCATAACTCTAACGAGCAAGGTCATACTAAAATATTAGACTTCCTTAATTCTAAACCACTATTATCATTAGGGTTAAGACTAGGAGAAGGCACAGGAGCCGCTTTAGCAATACCACTATTAAAAGCTTCGGTAGATTTTTTAAATAATATGGCAAGTTTTGAAAGTGCTAGAGTTAGTGGTGAAATTGAAAAGTAATAAACAATGAAAAAAGAAATCCAAATATTCTTAACAGCTATTATGTTCTTTACTAGAATACCTTGTCCTAAATGGGTAGACCATAGACCAGAGTTTTTACAAAAAAGCGCAAAATATTTTTCGCTAGTTGGTATTATCGTTGGAAGTATTGGTGCTTTAATTTATTATGCTTTCTCTTTTATTTTTTCTACTGAAATAAGCTTACTACTTAGTATAGTTACTACCATATATGCTACAGGTACTTTCCATGAAGATGGATTTGCTGATATGTGTGATGCCTTTGGAGGCGGATGGACAAAAGAGAAAATTTTATTAATTATGAAAGATTCTCGTCTGGGAACTTATGGCGTTTCAGGACTAATTTTAATTCTTGCTGTTAAATTTTCAGCTTTAAGAGAAACACCTATTCATCTAATCCCTTTAACTATTATTGCAGGACATAGCGTTAGCCGTTTTATAGCAACCACTTTAATTTATACACACCCATATGTAAGAGACACAGACGATAGCAAAGCAAAACCTGCTGCTAAAAACATTACGTTAAGTATGGTTATTGTTAGTGCTTTATTTGGGTTAGCTCCTCTACTCTCTTTTTAAAACACCTTTTATTCTCTTAACATTAATTCCGTGTTATTTAGCAAAAGTCTTTTTAGGTGCTAAATTTAAAAAATGGATAGGCGGACAAACTGGAGATTGTGCAGGTGCTGTTCAACAATTAAGCGAAGTTGTTTTTTATTTAAGCGCAATTGCTCTATGGAAATTTATTTAATAAGACATACCACACCCGATATTGAAAAGGGGATTTGCTACGGTCAAAGTGATTTAAATTTAAAATCAAATTTCACTGAAGAGTTCGAGGCTATTTCGAATCAAATTCAAACAAAAAAAGACTTCAAGGTTATATCGAGCCCTCTAAAACGTTGTAAGTTATTAGCAAAAGAGTTTAACGATGATATCCTTTTTGACGATCGCTTAAAAGAATTAAATTTTGGAGATTGGGAACTCAAAGCTTGGAACGATATACCAGAAAAAGATAGCAATTCTTGGATGGAAGACTTTGTAAATGTTGCTGTCCCTAATGGCGAATCGTATATACAATTAGCATCAAGAGTTTATGCTTTTTTTGAAGAAATCACACATTCAGAAAGTATTCAGAACTTAATAATTATATCTCATGCTGGACCAATAAGAGCCATACTTGCTAAACTTTTAAAGCTTCCGCTGAAAGAGTCATTCAACATTAAAATTAACTACGGTGATGTATTTCTGCTAAAGAGAGAAAACGAAACTTTAAAACTCATTACAGAAATTACACTTTAAGAACTAAGTTCGCAAAATTGTAATTACTCGATTTAGCTTTTTCTTCTATGTCAACCTCGATGCGGTTTTTAAAAAATGGTGCGTTTACAACTAACGTATGAAATTCTCCATTTTCACCACAAGCATCAACTCCTAAAGCTTCAAACTCAGTAATTATAGCTTCATCAATAATGCGTCCCAAAAACCCTGGACCAAGAACTTCGTTACAAGATACAATCATAGCTTCCAATCCGGCTTCTATCATATCTATAACCAATTGTTTTCTATCGCCTTGCCAAAGCGGTAAAACAGCCTCTAAGTTTGCTGCTGTAGAGACTTTCTCTTCCCAAGATCGGTGCGATTCAATATCTATATCACCAAAAACACTATATGTAATAGGATAATCTTTAACAAGTGCTTTTAAGGTCTCAATATATTTTACTTCATAATCTGCCCATGTACTACTAAAGAAATGGATAGGTAATTCTAAAGCTGCAGCCTGAGCTTCTAAAACATTTTTAGGTATGCCGTGAGAACGCGATCTGTCTCCAAACTCATTCATAACATTTAAAAGCACCGTTGGTTTATACCCTTGCTGAATAGCTTTATAAAAAGCGTAACAACTATCTTTACCTCCACTCCAAGAGCACAAAAAATTCATTAGAAAGTATTTTAAATACTCAAAAGTAGTTTTATATTGACTTTATTACAAAAAAAATAATGACCTTTGACAGATATTTTTTTTAGATGCGTTATATACTAATTTTATTAAGTAGTTGTATGTTTTTTTCTTCATGCAAAGAGAAAACAAACACCAAGACAGTAGATTCAAAAACGACTGAGATCGTTTCTCAAAACATTAAATATGCTAAAAGTTTCTCCATAAACAACCATAGCGATTATAAAGAAATTATAGTCACTTCTGCATGGCCTAAAAGTACGGAAACCTATAAATATATTTTAATAAAAGAAGGACAAGCCATTCCTGAACATGATAACAGAACCATTGTAATTAAAATTCCAATAAAGAAAGTTGTTGTCATGTCTACAACAAATATTCCTGTATTAGAATATTTGAATATAGAAGATAGGTTAGTAGGATTTCCTAATACAGATTATATTTCATCTAAAAAAACAAGACAACTAATTGAATCAGGAAAAGTAAAAGATTTAAATAACGATTTAGAAATTAATATGGAATTACTCTTAGACATAAATCCTGAGTTGGTTATTGGATTTTCTGTAAATGGTAATGACAAATCTTTAAATAAAATAGAAAAATTTGGAATCCCTGTTGTTTTAGATGGTGCATGGACAGAGCAACATCCTTTAGGACGTTCTGAATGGATAAAATTTATAGCTGCTTTTTTTGATAAAGATGAAGAAGCAAAGGTGATCTTTGATAAAATTGAAACTGATTATTTAGAAGCTAAAGCACTTGCTAAAAAAACAGAAACTATCCCAACCGTAATATCTGGATCTTTATTTAAAGATGTATGGAATATTCCTGGAGGACATAGTTTTGTTGCAAAATATTTGGAAGATGCCAATACTAATTATCTTTGGAAAAACGACCAATCTACTGGAAGTCTTCAACTAAATTTTGAAAATGTTTTAGAAAAAGGACAAAAAGCAGACTTATGGATTGGTGCAGGATCTTTTAAAAATAAAGAAGAAATGCTTTCTAATCACAATGGTTATAGTTATTTTGAAGCTTTTAAAAACAATAAAACATATACATACACAAATAAAATTGGTTCAAAAGGAGGTCTTATGTATTATGAATTAGGGCCGATGCGTCCCGATTTAATTTTAAAAGATATTATAAAAATTGCACACCCTGAACTACTACCAACATATGAATATTTCTTTTTTAAGACAATAGAATAATTGGAAACCACTAAATCATATAAAATTGCATTCATCCTATTAGCTTTAGCTACTCTGGCGTGCTTTTTTATTAATATTAGTTTAGGGTCAATTTCTATACCTAATTCAGAGATATTTAAAAGTTTTTTTGAACCATTAGAAAACAACTCTTGGCAACATATAATTATAGACTACAGATTACCAAAAGCGTTTACATCCATTATAGTAGGCTCTGGCTTAGGTGTTTCGGGGTTAATGATGCAAACACTATTTAGAAACCCGCTTGCCGGCCCTTTTGTTTTAGGTATTACATCTGGAGCAAGTTTAGGTGTCGCTTTAACCATTATGGGAGCTTCTATTTTTGGTGGTTTTTTGGCTACGATATTAGTTTCTAATTGGAGTACCGTTATTGCAGCTAGTTTTGGTAGTTTTTTAGTATTGCTTGCCGTAGTTATTGTATCGACTCGAGTAAAAGACACCATGGGCATTCTTATAATTGGGCTCATGTTTGGAAGTATAACCTCTGCAGTTGTTAGTGTTCTATCTTACTTTAGCTCTGCCGAAGAATTACAACAATATATCTTTTGGGGATTTGGAAGTTTAGGTAATTTAACTTGGGAAGAACTTCTGGTTTTATTCATTATTTACATTGCAGGAATACTTATAAGTTTAAGTTCTATAAAATCACTAAACACGTTATTACTTGGCGAAAATTATGCAAAAAGCCTAGGTTTAGACATAAAAAAAAGTCGATTATTACTAATAATTTCAACAAGTTTACTAGCTGGTACTATTACAGCTTTTGTAGGGCCCATTGCTTTTATAGGTTTAGCGATACCACACATGACTAGACAAATATTTAACACGTCAAATCATAAAATATTACTACCAGCCGTTTTTTTATTAGGAGCCATTGTTATGCTAATTTGTGATAGCATTGCACAATTACCAACTAGTAACTACACATTACCTATAAACGCTATAACCTCTCTAATTGGAGCCCCTGTTGTTATCTGGCTATTGGTTAGGAAACGTAAAATGATGTTTTAATGGAACTAGACAATAAAAATATCGTTCTTAAAACTGTAGATCTATCTATAGGCTACTCCTCTAAAAAAGGAAAAACGCTTGTTTCTTCTAACATAAACATTGAATTACATCAAGGTGGATTAATTGGACTTATTGGAGGTAATGGTATTGGAAAATCTACTTTATTAAGAACTTTGACTAAAGTTCAAAATCCACTTGAAGGCGCAATTTTTATTAATAATAAAGATATTTCTAAATACGCATCATTAGATTTAGCTAAAGCAATGAGTTTGGTTTTAACTGAACCAATTGCATCAAAAAATTTATCGGTATTAGAATTGGTTGCCTTGGGCAGACAACCTTACACCAACTGGGTTGGTAATTTGTCTAAAAAAGATAAAACTGCCATTTACAAAGCATTACAACAAACAAATATTGAAGGTTTAAAAGATAAAAAATGTTATGAATTAAGTGATGGACAGTTACAAAAAGCTTTAATAGCAAGAGCTTTAGCGCAGGACACCGATTTAATTATTTTAGATGAGCCTACCACACATCTAGACATGTATCACAAAGCTTATATACTAAAACTACTAAAAGAACTCGCCCAAGAAACTGGTAAAACCATCTTATTTTCATCGCACGAAATAGATTTAGCTATTCAATTATGTGATACTTTAATTGTTATGAATAAAGATGAAGTTGTTATGAACGACCCATGCAGCTTAATTTCTAAAGGCACATTCAACACATTATTTCCAAATGATTTAATTGCTTTTGATGAAAAAACAGGCAGTTTTAGAGTGAAGAAGTAAAATGTATAAATCTTATACCTTCCATCTTTCGTCTTCATATCAAAACATTTATATTTGATTAAATTTCTATTTTAAAATGAACGACAACCTTATTCTTATTCTCGCAATATTAGTTTCTGGCGGCATAGGCGCTTATATTGGTATGACTATTACTAAACTAAAAAGTAAAAGCAACCAAAGCACTCTTGAGGAACGTCAAAACCAAATGAGTATTACTATTGAAGATTTAAAACAAATTTTAAATAAAACTGAAGGCGAACGTGAAGATATTCGTCGTGAAAAAGATTTATTAAATTCAGAATTAACACGGAAAAACACCGAATACGAAAACCTGCAACAACAAAACATAAAACGCGATGCCGAGATAGAGGAACGACAAGAACAATTGCGTAAAGATTTTGAATTATTAGCTACTAAAATACTTGATGAAAAGTCGGAAAAATTCACCCTTCAGAATAAAGAAAACATTAAAAATATTTTAAATCCGCTACAAGAAAAAATAAAGACTTTTGAAGAAAAAGTAGATTTAACTCAAAAGGAAAGTATCAGTATGCATTCGGCTTTAAAAGAGCAACTTTTAGGTTTAAAAGACTTAAACCAACAAATGAGTAAAGAAGCCACTAACCTAACTAGAGCCTTAAAAGGCGATAGTAAAATGCAAGGAAATTGGGGTGAATTGGTTTTAGAACGTGTGTTAGAAAAATCGGGACTAGAAAAAGACAGAGAGTATTTTGTACAACAAAGTTTTACATTAGATAATGGCTCGCGTGTATTACCCGATGTGGTTTTAAACCTTCCCGACGGTAAAAAAATGATTATTGACAGCAAAGTATCCTTAACCGACTACGAGCGTTTGGTAAATGCAGACGATGATGATAAAGGCATGTATTTAAAAGCACATGTTAACTCTATAAAAAGGCATGTTGATCAACTTTCGGAAAAAAATTATCAAGATTTATACGATATAGAATCTCCCGATTTTGTACTCATGTTTATACCTATTGAACCCGCTTTTGCAGTGGTTGTAAATGAAGACAATAGTATTTATAACAAAGCCTTCGAGAAAAATATTGTTATTGTAACGCCTTCTACCCTTCTAGCGACACTTAGAACCGTTGATTCTATGTGGAATAATGAAAAGCAACAACAGAATGCTATTGAAATTGCTAGACAAGCAGGTGCTTTATATGACAAATTTGAAGGTTTAGTAAGTGATTTAACAGGTGTTGGTAAAAAGATTGATGCCGCTAAAAGTGATTATTCCGCAGCTATGAATAAACTTGTTGAAGGCCGAGGGAACCTGATTACTAGTGTTGAAAAACTTAAGAAAATGGGAGCCAAAGCAAAAAAATCACTACCTGAAGCTATTATAAAACGAGCCGAAGAAGAATAGAATTTTAATTATATAGTGCTTTCCTAATTACTGTATTAAACAATTCTTGTACTAATAATTATTAAAATTATTATTTTTTAGTGAAAAATTTTAGAACTTACTAAAAATGATAATACACTGATTTATACAGGAAAATATATTACTACTTTAGTTGTTGTAAAATAATTAAAAGTTAAAACACCCATGTTTAAGCACCCTAAAGAATCACAAGTTACTATTACAGAATTAATGCTACCTGCGCACTCTAATTTTAGTGGTAAAATTCATGGTGGTTATATTTTAAATTTAATGGATCAGATAGCATTTGCCTGTTCCTCTAAACATTCTAGACATTATTGCGTTACAGCATCTGTAAATAGAGTAGATTTTTTAAACCCTATTGAAGTTGGAGAACTGGTTACATTAAAAGCTTCAATAAATTATACTGGTAGAACATCTATGGTTGTTGGTGTTCGTGTAGAATCAGAAAACATACAAACAGGAGAAAAGAAGCACTGTAATTCTTCTTATTTTACTATGGTTGCTAAAGATGAGCAAGGTAAAAACGTACCTGTTCCAGGTATTATATTAGATGACGAACAAGGTGTTAGACGCTTTGCTAGGAGTATTACTAGACAAGAACAAGCTAAAACAAGATCTAATAAATTTAAGTCCTCAGAATTTAAAATTGAGGAACATATTGAATCCATAAAAACACAAAATGTTAAAATAGATTTAGAATAATATAAATTATTACGTATTTTTATAAGGTTCCATTAAACACCTTTGTTAAAAATGCGTAAAATAATTATATTTATTTTTATAATTTTACTAACTATAATAGGTTACAACTACTTATATCAAGATCATCGAGATATAAATTCTGAGCAAACTGATTTTTCATTAACCGCTACTACTCTTTTAAATGAATTTTCTATAAATCCCAATGCTTCAGAAAAAAAATATTTAAACAAAACCATTGAAATAAACGGATCTATTACAGAGAAAAACTCTGACAACCTTACTATAGACGACAAGGTGTTTTGCCTACTTTTAAATAATACTCAAAATATCCTAGAAAACAATTCTCCAATTATAGTAAAAGGTAGGGTTATAGGTTATGATGATTTATTAGAGCTAGTAAAACTAGATCAATGTACAATTCTAAAAAAATGAAAAAGAATTACTTTCTAATACTATTCATTTTCTGTTCTTCATTATATGCACAAAAAGACATATATGATGTTTGCCGAAACGGAACAGTTGAAGAAATATTAAAGCTATATAATGAAAGTCCAGATATTATCAATACAACCAATAACTCAGGGTACTCTCCTTTAATTTTAGCATGCTACCATGGGAATGATAATATCGTTTCTTTTTTAGTCCACAAAGTAAAAGATATTAATGGTTCTAGTGATTATGGCACCCCTTTAATGGCAGCTGTTGTAAAAGGAAACCTAAAGATTACAAAAATTTTATTAGATAAAAAAGCAGACCCTAATATTGCCGATCCAAATGGAACAACAGCATTACACTATGCCGTTCTTTTTAAACTTACAGATATTGCTAAATTATTAGTAAAAGCAGGAGCAAAACATAGCCTTAAAGACAACAATGGAAAATCGGCTTACGATTATGCTCTTATTAATAAAAATCAAGAGTTACTAACCCTCTTAAAAAAATAAACTCATGAAAAAAATTAATTTAATTCTATTCATTTTAACAATAGGCATGATTTCCTATTCACAAACTAGTTCTACAGGAGTTATAAATTTATCGTCCACTACTGGTTTAGAGTACACAGCACAAATAGATATTACATCTTCTGAAGTAACATTAACACTAATTGGCCCTAGTGATAGATGGCTAGGTATTGGGTTTGGAGCAAGTTCAATGACATCAAATAAAGATGTTGTAATATTTACGGGTTCCGAATTGACTGATAGAACTTTTATAGGCATAGGAAGCATACCAACACTTGACAACAATCAAGATTGGACTGTAAGTTCAAATGAAATTACTTCTGGCAAGAGAACATTAGTTGCTACTCGAGCATTAAATACAGGTGAAACTAATGACTATATTTTTAGCACTTCTGATACTTCAATAAATTTAGTTTGGGCTAGAGGTAATGACACTACATTTAATCTAGAATATCATGGCAGTACTAATAGAGGTGCTACCGCTAGTGGTTTTACACTTGATATAAACGAGAATGACTTAGCTTCTAATTTTAGCTTATTCCCTAATCCTGCGTCATCAAAATTAAATATAGTATTACCAAACACTATTCAAAATGCTTCAATTAATGCCTTTGATGTTTTTGGAAAACAAATATTTAATAAATCTATTTCTAATTTAAATGCTTCAATAGATGTTTCCTCATGGAGTAAAGGCATCTATTTAATTAAAGTATCTTCTGAAGGAAAAACAAATACCAAAAAATTTATAAAAAAATAATTTAAAAAAAAAAGCTATTTTTGGACAAACCAAATTTTAGCATATAATGAAAAACCTCTTAATTATTCTCTTATTACTACCTTTATTTACCTACTCTCAAGATGATTTATTAAATGAAATTGATAGTGATTCAACAGGAACTGAATACGCAACAGCAGCTTTTAAAGGCCTAAAAATTGTAAATTTTGAATCCACAAAATTAGTAGCTAAAAAAGAATTTACATTTATAGTATCTCATCGATTTGGAAGTCTTAAAAATGGTATTGACACCTTTTTTGGACTAGATGAAGCGGTTACACGATTAAATTTTGTGTTTGGAATTACAGATAATTTCAACATTGGTGTTTCAAGAAGTTCTTTCTTAAAAATTTATGATGTATCCTTAAAATATAAACTTTTAAGACAAAAAGAAGGTGGTTTTCCTTTTACGGTTGTAGGCTACAATTCTATTTTAATTAATACTGCTTTAGAAAAAGCGAATTTACCTTTGCTTGAATTTAAACACCGTATAGGATATACTGCACAATTGCTAATATCTAGAAAAATTGACAGCAATTTTTCACTTGAATTGGCTCCTACTTTTTTTCATGATAATTATGTAGTTATGGATAATCAAGATAATTCACAATATGCAATTGGCTTTGGCGGACGTTATAAACTTAACAAACGTTGGTCTTTAAATGCTGATTATGGTTATCATTTAAACAGAGCCGACAATTCCCCTTTTAAAAACCCGTTATCTATTGGTATAGACTTAGAAACTGGAGGACACGTATTCCAAATGCACTTTACTAATGCTCAACCTATGAATACCAATGGATTTTTAGGTCAAGCATCAGGAGATTGGAGTGATGGAAATATTTATTTCGGCTTTAATTTAAGCCGAAGATTCTAAAAAAAAATTTAAATTACCCCCTAAAAATGAACTTATGAAATCTAAAAATTTACTTTACACATTTACAACAGCAATAATTCTATTTAACTGTTCTAACAGTAGCACTGAGGATCTTTCAGAACCTACTCAAGATCCAGATCCAACTGCCATAATAACTTATGATACAGATATTATGACCATTATAAACGATAATTGTATTCAATGTCATGGAACACCACCAACAGGAGGCGCTCCTACTTCATTTACAACTTACACTCAAGTTAAAAGTAGTATAAATTCAATATTAACTCGTATTAACAATTCTGGATCTGCTGTGATGCCACCAACTGGACAAATGCCATTAGCTACAAGAGAATTGATTCAACAATGGAAAGACGATGGTCTTTTGGAAAATTAATTTTGGCAGTATTTTTGATTTACATATTAAGTTAAACAAAGTAATTATGAAAAAACTATTATATGTTATAGCTTTTATTAGCTTGAATGTATTTGCCCAAGGAAAATATTTAACCAAAACGGGGCATGTAACTTTTGAAGCTTCTGTACCTTCTTTTGAAGAAGTTAAAGCTACTAATAATTCTGTAACAGCAATTATCAATACAGAAAATGGAGAATTCGCTTCCTTAATATTAGTAAAAGGATTCAGATTTAAAAATGCTTTAATGGAAGAACATTTTAATGAAAACTATGCCGAATCAGACACCTACCCAAAAGCTACTTTTAAAGGAAAAATAAGTGATTTTTCTATAACTAAATTATCGAATAATCCTACTCGTTTTAATTGCAGTGGCTTACTTACTTTTCATGGCAAAACAAAAAAGTTAGATTCTACTCCTTTCAATATCTCAATTAAAGATGGGAGCATTATTGTTTCTGGAACATTTAAAACAAATGCATCAGATTATGATATCAAAATTCCTAAAATTGTAAAAAGTAAAATTTCTGAAGATATAGATGTATCTTTTGATTTTATACTTAAAAAGAAATAATAACAATAAAAAAGCCGCTTAAAGCGGCTTTTTTATTTCATTTAATATCTGTATTTATTACTTATTCAAATACATTTTTCGTCTTGAATACAAATCGTAAAACTCATCATCTTTTAAGCTTTCTATAAACAAAATACTTTCTCCTGTACTCTTCATTTCTGGACCAAGTTTTTTATTTACATTATGGAATTTATCAAAAGAGAATACGGGTTGTTTAATAGCGTACCCTTCTAATTTAGGATTAAAATCAAAGTCTTTAACTTTCTTTTCTCCTAACATCACTTTAGTTGCATAATTTACATAAGGCTCTCCATAAGCTTTTGCTATAAAAGGAACCGTTCTAGATGCTCTAGGGTTAGCTTCAATAATATAAACCGTATCGTCTTTAATAGCGAATTGTATATTTATTAATCCAACGGTATTAAGTGCTAAAGCAATCTTTTTAGTATGATCTACAATTTGCTGCATCACTAAATCGCCAAGATTAAATGGTGGTAATAGTGAATTACTATCTCCAGAATGAATTCCACATGGCTCAATATGCTCCATGATACCAATTATGTAAACATCTTCTCCATCGCAAATAGCATCAGCTTCAGCTTCAATAGCACCATCTAAATAATGATCTAATAATAATTGATTCCCTGGCATTCTACTAAGCAAATCAACAACGTGCTTTTCAAGTTCTTCTTTATTAATAACAATTTTCATCCCTTGTCCTCCAAGAACATAAGATGGACGTACTAATATTGGAAAGTCTAACACATCTGCAATGGCAGCAGCTTCATCTGCCGTAGTGGCAATATCAAATTGTGGGTAAGGAATATTGTTTTCTTTTAATAAGTTAGAAAACAAACCTCTATCTTCAGCTAAATCTAAAGCTTCAAAACTAGTTCCTAATATTTTAATACCATATTTAGTTAATTTCTCAGCAAGCTTTAAAGCTGTTTGACCACCTAACTGTACAATAACACCTTCTGGTTTTTCATGTTTAATAATATCATAAATATGTTCCCAAAAAACAGGTTCGAAGTATAATTTATCAGCGGTGTCAAAATCAGTTGAAACTGTTTCTGGATTACAGTTAATCATGATTGTTTCGTAACCACATTCAGCCGAAGCTAAAACACCATGAACACAACAGTAATCGAACTCGATACCCTGACCAATTCTATTTGGACCAGAACCTAATACAATAACTTTTTTCTTATCTGATACTATACTTTCGTTATCGGCATAACGGTTACCATCTGCAGTTTCCATATCACTTTCAAAAGTTGAATAATAATATGGTGTTTTTGCTTCAAACTCGGCTGCACATGTATCTACTAATTTATACACACGATTAACTCCAAGTTCCTCACGCTTACTATACACTTGACTTTCTA
The nucleotide sequence above comes from Flavobacteriaceae bacterium HL-DH10. Encoded proteins:
- a CDS encoding ankyrin repeat domain-containing protein; amino-acid sequence: MKKNYFLILFIFCSSLYAQKDIYDVCRNGTVEEILKLYNESPDIINTTNNSGYSPLILACYHGNDNIVSFLVHKVKDINGSSDYGTPLMAAVVKGNLKITKILLDKKADPNIADPNGTTALHYAVLFKLTDIAKLLVKAGAKHSLKDNNGKSAYDYALINKNQELLTLLKK
- a CDS encoding acyl-CoA thioesterase; this encodes MFKHPKESQVTITELMLPAHSNFSGKIHGGYILNLMDQIAFACSSKHSRHYCVTASVNRVDFLNPIEVGELVTLKASINYTGRTSMVVGVRVESENIQTGEKKHCNSSYFTMVAKDEQGKNVPVPGIILDDEQGVRRFARSITRQEQAKTRSNKFKSSEFKIEEHIESIKTQNVKIDLE
- a CDS encoding YceI family protein: MKKLLYVIAFISLNVFAQGKYLTKTGHVTFEASVPSFEEVKATNNSVTAIINTENGEFASLILVKGFRFKNALMEEHFNENYAESDTYPKATFKGKISDFSITKLSNNPTRFNCSGLLTFHGKTKKLDSTPFNISIKDGSIIVSGTFKTNASDYDIKIPKIVKSKISEDIDVSFDFILKKK
- a CDS encoding T9SS type A sorting domain-containing protein, producing the protein MKKINLILFILTIGMISYSQTSSTGVINLSSTTGLEYTAQIDITSSEVTLTLIGPSDRWLGIGFGASSMTSNKDVVIFTGSELTDRTFIGIGSIPTLDNNQDWTVSSNEITSGKRTLVATRALNTGETNDYIFSTSDTSINLVWARGNDTTFNLEYHGSTNRGATASGFTLDINENDLASNFSLFPNPASSKLNIVLPNTIQNASINAFDVFGKQIFNKSISNLNASIDVSSWSKGIYLIKVSSEGKTNTKKFIKK
- the rmuC gene encoding DNA recombination protein RmuC yields the protein MNDNLILILAILVSGGIGAYIGMTITKLKSKSNQSTLEERQNQMSITIEDLKQILNKTEGEREDIRREKDLLNSELTRKNTEYENLQQQNIKRDAEIEERQEQLRKDFELLATKILDEKSEKFTLQNKENIKNILNPLQEKIKTFEEKVDLTQKESISMHSALKEQLLGLKDLNQQMSKEATNLTRALKGDSKMQGNWGELVLERVLEKSGLEKDREYFVQQSFTLDNGSRVLPDVVLNLPDGKKMIIDSKVSLTDYERLVNADDDDKGMYLKAHVNSIKRHVDQLSEKNYQDLYDIESPDFVLMFIPIEPAFAVVVNEDNSIYNKAFEKNIVIVTPSTLLATLRTVDSMWNNEKQQQNAIEIARQAGALYDKFEGLVSDLTGVGKKIDAAKSDYSAAMNKLVEGRGNLITSVEKLKKMGAKAKKSLPEAIIKRAEEE
- a CDS encoding DUF5777 family beta-barrel protein, giving the protein MKNLLIILLLLPLFTYSQDDLLNEIDSDSTGTEYATAAFKGLKIVNFESTKLVAKKEFTFIVSHRFGSLKNGIDTFFGLDEAVTRLNFVFGITDNFNIGVSRSSFLKIYDVSLKYKLLRQKEGGFPFTVVGYNSILINTALEKANLPLLEFKHRIGYTAQLLISRKIDSNFSLELAPTFFHDNYVVMDNQDNSQYAIGFGGRYKLNKRWSLNADYGYHLNRADNSPFKNPLSIGIDLETGGHVFQMHFTNAQPMNTNGFLGQASGDWSDGNIYFGFNLSRRF